The Bradyrhizobium sp. CCBAU 051011 DNA segment CGATGGTGGCGATCGCGGCGATCGGGGACAGATAAAAAGTGACCGGGACCAAGAGGGCGGTCGCCATGGTCGCTGATAGCCCGGGCAGCGATCCGATGACAAGGCCATAGACCGATGCCGCGAACATCGCGACGATGACTTCCCAGGTGGTGATGAGCGCAAACGCTTGGGCGAGGGTGTTGAGCATCGGTCACCAGGGCATCGGCAAAACGCCGGGCGGCAGCGGCACGCGCAGCAATTTTGAGAAAATCAGGTGGATGCCGATCGGCGCAAGCAGCGCGAGCGGCAACGCAACCTTCCAGCGGGCGCCGAGCGCGGTCGAGGTCACGTAGACGATCATCGCCGCCGTGAGAATGAAGCCGAGCCGCTCGGCGACCGCGACGTAAAGCAGCAGCAACGCCGGCGGGAGCAGGGCGCGCAGACCATAGAGCTTGCTGGTCGGCGGCGTCGGTTGGCCACCCTCGACCGGAATAAGGTGTTCTTCTTCTTCGAAGCTACGGCCAATCCCGAGTGCAATCGCGAGCCCGCACAGCGCCAGCCCTGTTCCGATCACCAGCGGGAAGACGTTGGGCCCGACCGGCTGGCCAGGCACCGGCGGCAGTTGCCACCCGCCATAGGCGGCAGCTGCGCCGAGGCCAACGAGAAACAGACCCGTGACGCGATCGGGTAGACGCATGAACTAACTCCGCGGATTTCGGACGATGTCAGCCGATGAAGATCAGGCCTTTGATAGACCGGCGGCCTTCATCGCCACGCCCATCTGGGCATCGCCCTTGTCCATGAAGGCCGCGAATTCGGCCGCATCGCCCCACACCGTGCCGAAGCCACGGTTGCTCATGAAGTCCTTGAACTCCTTGGAGTCATAGACCTTCTTCAGCGACGCGGTGAGCTTGGTCGCAACGTCGGGCGGCAGGCCCTTGGGGCCGGCAATGCCGCGCCATGCGCCGGTCGAATAGTCGATTCCCATCGCTTCCTTCAGCGTCGGCACATCGGGGAAGGCTGGGTTGCGCGCCTTAGCCATAACGGCGAGGCTGCGCGCCTTGCCGGCCTCGATGATCGCGCGCGCTTCCGGCACCGAGCAGGTGGTGAGGTCGAGCCCGCCGGCCGCGAGATCCTGCATCGCGGGCGCGGCGCCGTTCGATGGCACCCACGCAACGTGATTGGGGGCAAGTCCCATCGCCTGCATCCAGCCGACCAGCGCCAGATGCCAGATCCCGCCCTGACCAGTGCCGGAGGCCTTGAACTTGCCGGCGGGCGCGGCCTTGATGGCGTCGGCAAGCTCCTTCACGGTCTTGTAGGGCGAAGTGGAACTGACCTGGATGCCGGGCGGATCTTCGTTCATCAGCGCCAGCGGCGTATAGCTCTTCGGCCCGAGTTCGGTGAGCCCCTGCCAGTGCATCATCGAGATTTCCACCGTCAGCATGCCGATGGTGTAGCCGTCGGCCGGTGCGGTTGCGATCGCGGAATGGCCGACCACGCCCGAGCCGCCGGTGCGATTGACCACGTTGAACGGCTGGCCGAGATCCTTTTCCAACAGCGCCGCGACGATGCGCGCGGTCGCATCGGTGCCGCCGCCGGCGCCCCAGGGCACGATCACGGTCACCGGCCGCGCCGGATAGGCCTGCGCCAAGGCCGGCTTGAAACCAAAGCCCGCGACAGCCGCCGCAGCAGCAGACGAAGCCGCAAAGGCGCGGCGGGTAATCTTTTTGGACATGGTGATCCTCCCTGCGGCGCCGTGAGGTCAGGCGCTCTTGTAATATCCGCATTCTAGGCGGCTTTGCGCTCCGCTCGCAAGGCATTGGTCGTGAAAGCAGTTTTATCGCCGGTGGGCATCTCGCCACATCCGGAAATCGGGTGGCGGCAACAGGGCTACCCGAAATAGGTATCCATGTGCGGCCAAGTCATCGAGCCGCGATCGATTGCGGAGAAAGCCATGACGACAGCTTATTACAGCACCGTGCTAGACCATCCCCTGGAAACCGTGTGGGCCCTGATCCGCGATTTCAACAACTACCCGGCCTATATTGAAGGGGTGAGCGAAAGCGTGATCGAAGACGACAAGGGTGGCGACGAAGTCGGCGCGGTCAGGCGCTTCTGCTACCTCGGCAACTGGATCAGGCAGCGGCTCGCCGGCCATTCCGACGAAGCGCACTCGCTGACCTATGCGGGTATCGATCCATTTCCATTTCCGTCCGAGTCGCAGTCGGACGTTCCAGCTCCGACGCGCTACGAGGGAACGATGCATCTGCTGCCGGTCATCGAGGGCAACCGGACCTTTATCGAATGGTCCGTGCAACTCGACACCGCGCCGCAGGACGAAGATCGCTGGCGCGCGCTGTTCCAGTCCTGGATTCCGGATTGGACCCACTCACTCGAGCGAGCGCTGGGCCGTCGTGCCGCTTGAGCGTGGCCGTCATTGCGGCCGGTCTTCGTCGTCCTTCGGTCGCGCGCCGCCGAAAATTCTGGCGCCCTCCGGGGTCAGATAGGCCTTCAATGCCTCCCAGGGCACGAAGGCGACATACTCACCTTCGGCATAGGAGCCCACCGCGTAAGGTGCGTAGTAGAAGTTCAGGCCGGAGCTCTTGCCTTCTTCGGTCGATGGCGCCAGCGCGACCGGGCCGATCTTGAGAAGCTTGGCCTCGATGCCTTCGATGGCGCTGGCGTCGGTGCCATCAGCGCCGCGTTTCTTCTTCTCGGCTTCGAGCGAAGCAATGACGCCTTGCCGCATCGCCTTCATCGTCGGGCCGTTGTCCGCCGTCTCGTTAAAGAACGGACGGATGCTGATGCGCTTGTTCGCCGACTTGTCCCACAAGATGGTGTCGGACGCGCTGTTGGGGTGCGCACCTCCAGTATATTCGTAGTCCGCCCTGATGATGCTGACATAGCGGCCATCGACCACCGAGCGGGTCTGGTATTTCCGCTCATACGACCACGCGTTGCGGAACAGGTCCGGGTCCTGCTTGCGCTCCTTATCGGCATCGGCCCGGTTCTTTGTGGCCCATGCCTTGCCCTCGGCCAGGCAGTTCGCCGCCAGTGCCGGTTCGGCCTTGATCCTGGCGTCGAGGAAGATGCCGGCTTCGACCCATTTGGTCTTGATGGAAAAGTCCGGCTTGGGATCGGCGGCGAATGCCAGCGTCGCAGCGCATGCGATCGCACCCGCGAAGCCAATTGTCCGAGCGAACGCTACGAATGCAATGCTGCGCAAGGGCGATCCTTTGGAAGAAGTACCGCGGGCGGAGAACTACTCCGCCGCCTCGCTGCTGTGGCCGAGCCGAGCGTTGAGCTTGCGGATCAGCTCTTCGGCAGCGTCCGAGATCACGGTGCCCGGCGGGAAGATCGCCTCGGCGCCGGCTGCGTAGAGTGTGTCATAGTCCTGCGGCGGCACCACGCCGCCGATGATGATCATGATGTCCTCGCGGCCGTGCTTCTTCAGCGCGGCCTTGAGTTCCGGCACCGCGGTGAGGTGGGCGGCTGCCAGCGAGGAGACGCCGAGAATATGCACGTCGTTCTCCACCGCCTGCCGCGCCGCCTCGTCGGCAGTGGCGAACAACGGCCCAATGTCGACGTCGAAGCCGACATCGGCGAAGGCGGATGCGATCACCTTCTGGCCGCGGTCGTGGCCGTCCTGGCCGATCTTGGCGACGAGGATGCGGGGGCGGCGGCCCTCGGCAGTCTCGAACGCATCGATCAGTTCCTGCACCTTCTCGACCCGGTTGGACATGGCGGACGCCTCCCGCTTGTAGACGCCGGTGATGGACTTGATCTCGGCGCGGTGACGCCCGAATACCTTTTCCATCGCGTCCGAAATTTCGCCGACGGTTGCTTTCGCCCGCGCCGCGTCGATGGCGAGCGCCAGGAGATTGCCGTTGCCTTCGCCGGCGCTGCGCGTCAGCGCCGCGAGCGCCTGCTCGACTTCCTTCTGGTCGCGCTCGGTGCGCAGCCGCTTCAGCTTGTCGATCTGCAGCCGCCGCACGGTGGAGTTTTCCACCTTGAGCACGTCGATGGCGGCCTCATCGACCGGCTTGTACTTGTTGACGCCGATCACGGCTTGCCGTCCGGCATCGATCCGCGCCTGCGTCTTGGCGGAGGCCTCCTCGATGCGCAGTTTCGGTACGCCGGCTTCGATGGCCTTGGCCATGCCGCCGAGCGCTTCGACCTCCTGGATATGTCCCCATGCCTTGACCGCGAGATCGCGGGTCAGCCGTTCGACGTAATAGGAGCCGCCCCAGGGATCGATGATGCGGTTGGTGCCGCTTTCCTGCTGCAGGAAGAGCTGTGTATTGCGCGCGATGCGGGCCGAGAAGTCGGTCGGCAGCGCCAAGGCCTCGTCGAGCGCGTTGGTGTGCAGTGACTGCGTGTGCCCTTGGGTCGCCGCCATCGCTTCGATGGTGGTGCGCATCACATTGTTGAAGACGTCCTGCGCGGTCAGCGACCAGCCGGAGGTCTGGCAATGGGTGCGCAGCGACAGAGAGCGCGGATCCTTCGGATTGAACTGCTTCAATAGTTTGGCCCAGAGCAGCCGTGCCGCGCGCATCTTGGCGACTTCCATGAAGAAGTTCATGCCGATCGCCCAGAAGAACGACAGCCGCGGCGCGAAGCGGTCGACATCGAGGCCGGCGGCAAGGCCGGCGCGCAGATATTCGACGCCGTCGGCCAGCGTGTAGGCGAGCTCGAGATCCTGCGTCGCGCCGGCTTCCTGCATGTGGTAGCCGGAGATCGAGATCGAATTGTACTTCGGCATTCTCTGCGAGGTGTACGCAAATATGTCGGAGATGATCCGCATCGAGGGCGCGGGCGGATAGATATAGGTGTTGCGCACCATGAACTCTTTCAGAATGTCGTTCTGAATGGTGCCTGAGAGTTTTTCCGGCGGAACGCCCTGTTCCTCGGCGGCGGCAACGAACAGCGCGAGGATCGGCAGCACCGCGCCGTTCATGGTCATCGACACGCTCATCTGGTCGAGCGGGATACCGGCAAACAGCGTGCGCATGTCGTAGATCGAATCGATCGCCACGCCCGCCATTCCGACGTCGCCGGAGACGCGCGGATGATCTGAGTCATATCCGCGGTGGGTGGCAAGGTCGAACGCGACCGAGAGACCCTTTTGCCCCGCTGCAAGATTGCGACGATAGAATGCGTTGGAATCTTCCGCCGTGGAGAAGCCGGCATATTGCCTGATGGTCCAGGGCTGGTTGACATACATGGTGGGGTAGGGGCCGCGCAGATAGGGCGCGACGCCCGGCCAGGTGTCGAGGAAGTCGATGCCTTCGAGGTCGGTTTCGCTGTAGGCCGGCTTTACCGGGATGCCCTCGGGCGTCAGCCACGGCTCGGCGCTGTCAGCCGGCCTCGGCGCCACAACGTGCTCAAACCTGACATCGGCGAAATTGGGAATCCTGCTCACGGACGGCCTTCCTTCAATGTCATAATTCGTGCCTCACAGTCAGCCAGGCGCTGATGGATTTCGGGCTCTCCAGCCGGTCGTACGACGTTCCCCACCAATCGCGACAGAATGTACGCCAACAAGGGCAGGCCCACTACCAGCAAAAGAAAGTCCGAAGCGGACATTTGGCCGGCGAAAACCGCTGCGATCATGGCAAGTCCGATTGCGCAAATGATCGCAACCGCTGCTACACCAAACCAAGCCGGTGTTCGGGGCAGCGAAAACGGTCGATAGAATGGCCCGTTGTGATAAGCGATCATGGAGAGCAATCGATCGCGCTCCGCTTCCAGTTGAACCAGTTCGTTCCGGTCGACCATATTCGCGCTCACGAGATTCGCAGCACCTATTGGCGTCACCTAATCATGATCCGGATGCTGGTGGCTGGTGATGGTCGCCATCTTCTCCGGCCCGTAATTCTGCATCGTGGTCTGGCTCGGCAGGTTGGCGATGCCGACCACCCAGCCTAGCCGGGATTCGGTTCCATATTGCCGCGTCGGCACCACCCGGTCGGGGCGGTCGAAGGTGCCGGTCATGATCTCGATCCGGGGGCCGCCGATCAGCCGGTAGGTCAGCGGTGTGCCGCAGGCCGCGCAGAAATCGCGCTCGGCAATGGAAGAGGATTTGAATGTCGCCGGCTTGCCGCGGGTCCAGGTGAAATGCTCATGCTCGATATCGGCGAGCGAGGCGAAGGGTGCGCCCGATGCCTTCTGGCACATCCGGCAATGGCAGATGCTGACCTTGGGCGGCACTTTCGACACCGCAAAGCGGACGGCACCGCACTGGCAGCCGCCGGTCAGGACCGTCTTGTGGTTGTTTTCCGTCATGCTCACTCCATCCGCCGCCAGGCTTCCTGCAGCGTCGCCAGCGCGTCGCCGCCGGCAAAGATGAAATCGCCTACGCCGGCATTTCGCAGCGCGGCCTCCTGTTCGCCGGGCCGCCCTGCCAGATAGATATGCTTCGCGCCGGCCGCTTGAAGGGCCTTCGCGGCGGGGCCCGCGTGTTCCGCATAGACCTTGTCGGACGAGCACAGGCACGCAATCGCCGCTCCGGACGCCTTAAACGCGGCGGCCAACGCAGCCGGGTCGGTAAACCCTTGCGTGTCGATCGCCTCGATGCCGCCGGTCTCGAAAAAACTCTTGGCAAAGGTGGCACGCGCAGTGAAGGCGGCGGGCGTGCCGAGATTGGCGAGAAAGATTTTGGGCCGTGCGCCCGATGCCTTGAGCTTTTCGTCCGATTTGTCCCGCAGCGCCTCGAACGGCGCGGCGAGCCGGATCGGCGGCAGCGGGTCGAATTTGAATTTCGCCTCGCCATAGGGCGGCAGCACGATCGGGGTTGCATCGAGCACCGCGATATCGTCCTCATGCAGGTTCGGGAATTCGCTGGCGCCGGTCAGCACGTCGCGCCGCCTGGCGATGTTGAGCTCGCGTGCGGCGCGGGTGGTGGCGACCTTGCGCTGGATCAGGTTCTGTTCGAGCGCCGCAAAGATGCCGCCGGTCTTCTCGATCTCCTGAAACAGCGACCATGCGGCTTCGCAAAGTTGCTGCGTCAGGGTCTCGATGCCGCCGGAACCGGCTGCGGGATCGCTCACCTTGGCGAGGTTGGATTCTTCCAGCAGCACCAGCTGCGTGTTGCGTGCGACACGCCGCGCAAACGGATCGGGCAATCCCAGCGCCAGCGTGTGCGGCAATACGGTGATGGCATTGGCGCCGCCGAGGCCGGCGGCGAAGGTCGCAATCGTCGCGCGCAGCATGTTCACGTAGGCATCGCGTTGCGTCAGCATGCGCCAGGCGGTATCGGCCGCAACGAACAGCGGTTTGGGCGTGAGACCGCAGGCCTGTTCGATGCGCGCCCACAACAGCCGCAGCGCGCGGAATTTCGCCAGCGTCAGGAACTGGTCGGCGTCCGCGCGGAGCCGCGCATAGACCATGCCTTGGGCATCTTCGAGCGAAATCCCAGCCCCTTCGATCGCGCGCAGATAGCCGACGCCGGCAGCCAGCACAAACGCCAGCTCCTGCACTTCCGATCCGCCCGCATCGTGGATGACGCGTCCATCGGCGGCCGCCGACGGGCCTTTGAAGCCCATGGCGGAGAGGCCCTTGATGGCGCTGGTGACCGCGGGCGCGATCTCCTCCCAACTATAGGGACTGGAGCCCCACACTGCACCGGACCCGAGCGGATCGAGGCCGAAACGGACGTCGCAGGCTGCAGGGTCGATACCCCTGCGCTTGATGTATTCGGCGACGTGAATGGCCGCCATGCGCGACTGCGGGCCGATCTGCAACTCGATGCCGATGCCGGCGTCGAGATAGATGCCGTCGAGGACGGCTTCGACGGCCTCTGCCGAAGGATCCAGTCCAAACCCATGTGCGCCGTTGGCGCCCGAGAACACCAATGTCAGCCCTGTCGCGCCGTTCTCCAGGTCGTGCAGCGCCTGCGCGTTCGCCGCTTTCGCGTCGGGGTGGTCGATCCGCTGCATGATCTGCCACGGCGCGGCGGCGGCACGGCCGGCGACCGGCGCGGCGCCTTGCGCACGGCGATAGATCGGATCGATCTTCAGCCCATCGGACGTCTGGCTGACCAGTTTCTCGAATGGTGCGCCTTTCAGCACCCCATCGACCAGCTTGCGCCAGTCCTCGTAGGTCGCCGGGACAAATTCCGCGGCCAGGGTCAGTTCGTCAGTTTTGGTGGTCATCCGGACTATTGTTCCTCGGTCGTCTCTTCTGTTTGGCCGGAAATTGCCACGGGGCGGCTGCCAAGCCAAACAATGTTTTGGGTCACGTGTGGACGGCGCCCTGGCAAGAACTTTCTGACGTTTTGCAGCATTGGTCGGGTGCGGTCACGTGTCCGGCCTGTTGATGCGGCAGGTGTGGCCGCTGGCCCTAATGCTCTGCGCGGATCGGGTCCCAATCGTTCGCATGCACTTGAAAGTGCGTTGACCCAAACGGGCTCTCCCAATCCCCGGAACAACCGTATCTGCATTACGTCGTCATGCCCTCGCCAATCGTTGAAACTCCTATTGTCTATGCTGCTGGCAGCAATCTTGGCTCTTTGAACTGCTCTCCGCGTACCATCATGGCCCAGGCCATGCGCGCGATTTTATTGGCAAGCGCCACGGCGGCGACCTTGATCGGCCGGCGCTCCATAATATGCGCAAGCCAGAGGCGCCGCGTGCCATGCTGCCGCGCGTATCGGATAACGGCCATGGCGCCCGTGACGAGCAGCCATCGCAAATATCGATTTCCCTGCTTTGAGATTCTACCCAGACGTTCCTTGCCGCCGGTCGAATGCTGCTTGGGAACAAGCCCGATCCAGGCCGCCAGGCTTCGTCCGGACGAGAACTCTTTCCAATCACCGACTTCTGAGACCAGGGCGGTGGCGACGATGGGACCAACGCCTGGGATCTGCTCGAGCCGGCGGCTTTCTTCGCTTGAACGATGCCAGGCATGGATGCGCTTCTCGATAGCTCCGATCTCAGCTGCGATCGCGGCGTGTTGGCGGGCAAGAACCTCGAGGCTGAACCGTGCGGCCGCGGGTATCCGACCATCCTTCTCGTCAGCAATGATCTTGAACAGCTCGGCTGTGCCGTTGCGCCCCTTTGCCGAGATAATGCCGAGCTCGGCCAAGTGACCGCGGATCGCGTTCGACAGCATCGTTCGCTGACGGACCAGTAGCTGTCGGCTGCGATGCAGCATCAGGCCTGATTGTTGCTGCTCGCTTTTGGTCGGCACAAAACGCATCGACGGACGTGTCACTGCCTCGCAGATCGCCGCAGCATCATTAGCGTCGTTCTTACTGCGCTTGAGATAGGCCTTCACATAACTGGGCGGCATCAGCCGCACCGTATGGCCGAGCGCCCGGAGCTCACGGCTCCAATGATGGGCACTTGGGCAAGCTTCAATGCCAACAACGCAAGCCGGCAAAGTCGAGAAGAACTCCAGCACCTTGGCGCGGCTCACACGCTTGCGGATCACAACCGCGCCATCAACATCTGCGCCGTGAACCTGGAAGACTGACTTCGCAATATCGAGACCAATCGTGCTAACCTCGCCCATGGACGGCTCCCCTCAAAGTGGTTTGCTTCAACGCAACCACCCTATGGCACTTCGATGCCGCAGAGTGGGCGCCGTCCACAGCATCAATCGAGGTCGGGCAGGCGCCGGATACCCTCGGCTGAAAGCTCAGCCAGCGCGTCGGCGACGCGGCGTCCGGCGATGATACGGTCGGGCGCGATTTCGGCGAGTGGCACCAGCACGAAGGCGCGCTCGAAAGCCCGTGGATGCGGCAGCGTCAGTTCCGGCTTGTCGAGCCTGACGTCGTCATAGGCGATCAAATCGAGGTCGAGAGTGCGAGGCCCCCAGCGCGTCTCCTGCGCGCGGTCGCGGCCGAACTTCTTCTCGATCTTGTGCAGCGTGAACAGCAGCGCATGGGGATCGAGGCTGGTCTCGATCTCGATGACCGCGTTGGTGAAGGGCGCCTGGTCTTCCTCGCCCCAGGGCGGGGTGGAGTAGTCGGAGGAACGCGCGAGCAGGGCGGCCTGTGTCATGCCGCAAATGTTGGCAATGGCTTTCCGGAATGTCGTGCGGACATCGCCGACATTGCCGCCGAGCGCGATCAGCACATCCGCCATGTCAGGGCGATGGCCGTTTGCGCATCAGCACCACGCCGACATCCTCGAAGATTTCGGCAATCGGCGCATGCGGCTTGTGGACGGTGACCTTGACCGCATGGACGCGTGGGAACGCCGCGAAGATCGCGTCCGAAACGGCGCCGGCCGCACGCTCCAAAAGCTTGTAATGGGTGTTCGTAAACGCCGCGGTCGCGGTCTCGACCACGCTGGCATAAGAAACGGTGTCGGACAGCCGATCAGTGTGCGAGGATTCCGACAGGTCGATGGAGAGTTCGAGATCGATCACGAACCGCTGCCCGACTTTGGTCTCGTGTTCCATCACGCCATGGCGGGCATGGGTGACGAGGCCGGTGATGAAGATCGTATCGCTCATCCCTGTTCCCTGATTGCCGCTGCCACGCGCAGCGCCTGGACGGTTTCGGCGACGTCATGCGCCCGGATGATCCGCGCGCCGTTTTGCGCCGCCAGCAGATGCGCGGCAATCGAACCGCCGAGGCGCTGATGCGGCTCCGCCGGCGTCACCGTGCTGATGAAACGCTTGCGCGAGGCGCCGACAAGCAGCGGCAATCCGAACGACTGCAACTCGCCGAGCCGCGCCAGCGCGGTCATGCTCTGCTCGGGTGTCTTGCCGAAGCCGATGCCGGGGTCGAGCACGATTCTGTCGGGCGAAATGCCGCGTCCGGCGGCGATGTCGAGCGAACGCGCGAAGAAATCAGCGATATCCTGCATGATGTCGATGGCGGGATCGGCGCTGTCGCGGTTGTGCATGATGATGACAGTCGCGCCGCGCTCGGCGACGAGGCCCGCCATGCCGGAATCGCGCTGCAGGCCCCAGACATCGTTGGCGATGGCAGCGCCCTGATCGAGCGCCCAGGCGACAACGGCCGATTTCATGCTGTCGATCGACACGGGAATGCCGAGCGCCACGACGTCTGATAGCACCGGCTGCAGGCGCTTTAGTTCTTCTTCGGCCGAGATCGGTTCCGACCCATAGGGCCGGGTGGATTCCGCGCCGATGTCGATGATGTCGGCGCCTTCGGCGATCATCCGCCGGGCCTGGGCCAGCGCCTGCTCGGGGGCCGCGAATTGCCCTCCGTCCGAGAATGAATCGGGCGTCAGGTTCAGTACGCCCATCACCGCCGGATAGGGCCTGGACAGCAGCGCAGGCAGCACCGGATGACCGGCCGGACCGGTTGCGGCGGTTGGTCTGGACTTGGCTGCGATCATGCGGTCGCTTTGCGCGGTCCGCGCCGGGGAGTCAAGGCGTGAAAGCCGGGCCTGCTTGCCCGGCCGGGTCGGGCTCAGTAGCTGATCTTCGGCTGAAGCTTGCGCGCCTGCTCGATCAGTTGCTCGACTGATCGTTCGGAAGGCAGAACCCGGACGAGTTTACGCTTTATGTTCACGTCTCTCATGTTCTGGGCCAGGCGCGCCGGATTGCGGTGTGCGAGCTCACGCACGGTGGTGACGCCGGCCGCGCGCACCAGACCCACCTTGGCTTTGCCCATTCCGGGAATGCGCATGTAGTCGGAAAAATTGGCCCATTCGAGCAGTTGCTGTTCGCTGATGCCGGTCTTCGCCGCAAGCGCCTTGCGCCCTTTCACCGTGCGGGCGGCTTCCAGCAGCGCATCGGTGGTGCGAATGCCCAACGATTTCAGTTTCGAGGCATAGTAGGCGGTCAGGCCGTCGATCTCGGAAAGGGAATAGGTCATGATACCAGATGAAAAATGACTGTGTTCGGGCTGAATATGCTCACCAGGCTGCCGACTATGCGAACTGGCTGAGGCCCGGCGTTCCCGAAATGATTTCGCCCATTTGATCCGCTCCGATTTTGTCGCGGCCGAACCTGAAAAGTTCACGTGCCACGCTTTGAATCTCGTTCATGCCCAGACCCAGCGCCATCAGCCTGGTGCCAACCGCCATCAAGCCTCCGCCCATCAGCCGCGCGAATCCGCCATTGCTGCTGGAAGCCGCAATTGCAACTTCGGCACCCGGAATTTGGTCGATCAGAGCCTGAACCTTGTCGGAGGGGCCCTCGTTACGGAGAAAACCCAGAACGATGCCGATGGTTTTTTCAGCGACAGCGCTATCGATGCCGGCCTTTGAGGCCAGCCGCCCAATCAGTTCATCCATAATTTGCCCCGTCCCCAACCGGTTTTTACCCGGTCGCCTACTTGAAATTTGATCTTGAGCGTCCGCGATCTGAAATACAAGCGATCCGCACGTGCGAAGGCCTAGATCGAGTCGCGAGTGTTGCAGCAATGCAAGAGTGAGTCCCGGATTGACGCTGATTTATTGCGGTGCGTCCTCGATTTTTTTGCCGAAGTTCGGAAAAAAGTATGAGAAGCACGAACGACGAGGCCAACGCTCACGTATATACCGCTGACGGTTTCAATCGGCGGGCAGGTTGCGATATGATTGCCAACCAAATCTCCCCGATGCGCGCGAAGAGGCGATTGCGATGACCTCCGATAACAAGACAGCCGATACCGACGAGAAGATTTTTATCGGAAAGGGCGAACAAACAGCCTGGCTGGCGCTCGCGCTTGCCAATCGGCACGGTCTTGTCACCGGGGCGACCGGAACCGGCAAGACTGTATCGCTGCAGGTGATGGCGGAAGGCTTTGCACGCGCCGGCGTTCCGGTGTTCGCCGCCGATATCAAGGGTGACTTGTCAGGAATATCGGAAGTCGGGGAGGCCAAGGACTTTATCTTGAAGCGCGCCGGAGAGATGGGCCTCAATTTCCAGCCCGACCAGTTCTCGACCGTGTTCTGGGACGTGTTCGGCGAGCAGGGACATCCGGTTCGCGCCACGGTTACGGAAATGGGACCGCTCTTGCTGTCGCGGATGCTCGACCTGAATGACGTGCAGGAAGGCGTCCTCAACGTCGCATTCCGTGTGGCGGATGAAAACGGGCTGACGCTCATCGACATGAAGGATCTGCGATCGCTGCTGGATGCGATCGCGCCAGCTGGCGGCAGGAAGGGGCCGGATGCCGAGGAAGATCCATATGCGGAGATCCGAAAGGCCGCACAGAGTTTCGGCAACGTCAGCAAGGCAACAATTGGGACCATTCAACGCCAGCTTCTGGTGCTGGAAAACCAGGGCGGAACGAAATTCTTCGGCGAGCCGGCGCTTTTGCTGAAGGACTTCATGAAGACCGACAGCGACGGCCGGGGAATGGTCAATATTCTGGTCGCCGACAAGCTGATGCAGAGCCCGAGGCTCTACGCCACCTTCTTGCTCTGGATGCTGTCGGAGCTGTTCGAGGAACTGCCGGAAGCCGGTGACCTGCCGAAGCCGAAGCTGGTGTTCTTCTTCGACGAGGCGCATCTGTTGTTCAACGATGCGCCGAAGGCGCTGCTGGACAAGATCGAGCAGGTGGTCCGCCTGATCCGCTCCAAGGGCGTCGGTGTCTATTTCGTCACGCAAAACCCGATCGACGTGCCGGACAAGGTGCTTGCCCAATTGGGCAACCGCGTGCAGCACGCGCTGCGCGCCTTCACGCCGCGCGACCAGAAGTCGGTGAATGCGGCAGCGCAGACATTCCGGCCGAATCCGAAGCTCGATACCGCCCGCGTCATCATGGAGCTCGGCAAGGGCGAAGCGCTGGTGTCGTTCCTCGAAGGCGGCGGGACGCCGACCATGGTCGAGCGCGTCATGATCCGGCCACCGACGGCGCGGATCGGGCCGATCACGCTGGAAGAGCGCAAGGCGATCATGAACAAGAGTCCGGTCAAGGGCAAATACGATACCGCGGTCGACGCC contains these protein-coding regions:
- a CDS encoding helicase HerA-like domain-containing protein; translated protein: MTSDNKTADTDEKIFIGKGEQTAWLALALANRHGLVTGATGTGKTVSLQVMAEGFARAGVPVFAADIKGDLSGISEVGEAKDFILKRAGEMGLNFQPDQFSTVFWDVFGEQGHPVRATVTEMGPLLLSRMLDLNDVQEGVLNVAFRVADENGLTLIDMKDLRSLLDAIAPAGGRKGPDAEEDPYAEIRKAAQSFGNVSKATIGTIQRQLLVLENQGGTKFFGEPALLLKDFMKTDSDGRGMVNILVADKLMQSPRLYATFLLWMLSELFEELPEAGDLPKPKLVFFFDEAHLLFNDAPKALLDKIEQVVRLIRSKGVGVYFVTQNPIDVPDKVLAQLGNRVQHALRAFTPRDQKSVNAAAQTFRPNPKLDTARVIMELGKGEALVSFLEGGGTPTMVERVMIRPPTARIGPITLEERKAIMNKSPVKGKYDTAVDAESAYEMLQKRVAGTAAPADAANGGGGGGILGQIGSIVGTIFGTNVRRGRLSTGQVIARDVTRSVTNKVVGGIVADLGKSVGGSLGSSVGRALVRGALGGLLRR